The following are encoded together in the Bombus vancouverensis nearcticus chromosome 18, iyBomVanc1_principal, whole genome shotgun sequence genome:
- the LOC143304059 gene encoding uncharacterized protein LOC143304059: MEEHVDVVQTFHEESREHFESLQKILPCMKMNCLVIVLTLIKITHGLVGYDCNGNHLNVTTISLNSIGDCSIQPTLTETQDIYIQLLQLSEFEFTNVRQCKVQITRIVYYCGMHSHTSAVHNGFAEYLHETTAQQCARMHQDGTFSLGPQNLIVGLKDNATETRSLVLAGKLTDDSSCQGTQYVDPYGSWEKVVVQATVRISLKSAVVPVRIEANKILLKSGTVCTFSEGNCLDAEDGYTYWQPQPPSPCKFDQYDVLYEGIATKIQEIKTNRESAQPVYALTTQEVTFALTKTGEQPLCGYTLLSTEHPKLFLLETTRGNTFISKRKTAVENLDIFAYVNSKFIYVEKHIKRQMTTLYHDILTQRCTTQKKLIENALSLAILLPDEFAYTITKTPGHMALIAGEAVHIVKCIPVQVKVRHTTECYSELPVWQGNRTAFLTPKTHILTQHGNHRECSAVLPTLYNIDGLWHKFVPKPMETIAPQELRPDVRQTWQYSAPSSLATSGIYTQKDLDALRDHVMFPAEKSAVLNTLARGATGKTIVPGTVNILGMMVENTLTTIAKNTISSLWIGFMEFGTVSAAIFGILVIFKLIKTIIDIAIHGYQLRETYGCGIALLGAICGSVTHLLLYLKRKRNIDDQTAQPQGRPAFVRLPWRVTPRAFSSIVFCA; the protein is encoded by the exons atggaagaacatgtagatgttgtccagacgtttcacgaggaatccagagagcattttgaatctctgcagaaaatccttccatgcat gaagatgaactgcctagtcatcgtactcaccctcatcaaaataacacacggcctggtaggatatgactgcaatggcaaccacctcaatgttaccactatctctctaaactccatcggggactgcagcatacagcctacattgactgaaacccaagatatttatatacaattacttcaactctcagaatttgaatttaccaacgtaaggcaatgcaaggtgcaaataactcgaattgtatattactgtggcatgcactctcacacgtcggcagtgcataacggattcgccgaatacctccatgaaacaaccgcccaacaatgcgcaaggatgcaccaagacggcacgttttcactcggaccacaaaaccttatagttggcctaaaggataatgcaacagaaacaaggtcgcttgtcctagccggcaagctaacagacgacagcagctgccagggaacacagtatgtagacccatacgggagctgggaaaaggtcgtcgtacaagcaacagtgaggataagtttaaaatcagcagtcgtgccagtacggatcgaggcgaacaaaattctactgaaatcaggaacggtatgtacctttagcgaaggaaactgtctagacgctgaagacggatacacttattggcaaccacaaccaccctcaccatgcaaatttgatcagtacgatgtgctatatgaaggaattgctacaaagatccaagaaataaaaaccaacagagaatcagcacaaccagtttacgcactaacaacgcaggaagtaacatttgcactgactaaaaccggagaacagccactgtgtggatataccctactatccaccgaacatcccaaattgttcctgttagaaacaacaagaggaaatacgttcatctccaaaagaaaaacagcagtcgaaaacttggacatattcgcatacgtcaactcaaaattcatttacgtagagaaacatattaaacgacaaatgacaacattgtaccatgatatattgacacaaagatgtaccacgcagaagaaactaatagagaatgctttaagcttagcaatcttactgcccgatgaatttgcatataccataaccaaaaccccaggacacatggccctgatcgcaggagaagcagtccacatagtcaaatgcattccggtacaagtaaaggtacgacatacaacagaatgttactcggagctacccgtttggcaagggaatcgcaccgcatttttaacgccaaaaacacacattctaacgcaacacggaaaccacagagaatgtagcgcggtattacctacactatacaatatcgacggactctggcacaaattcgtaccaaaacccatggaaacaattgcaccacaggaactccgcccggatgtacgtcaaacgtggcaatattcagcaccatcgtcgttggccacgagcggaatatacacCCAAAAGGACCTTGATGCActtcgggaccacgtcatgttcccggcagaaaaatctgcagttttgaacacattggccagaggagcaacaggaaaaacaatcgtccctggaacagtaaacattctgggaatgatggtcgaaaacacattaacgacaatagcaaaaaataccatatcaagcttatggattggttttatggaatttggaaccgtcagtgcagcaatatttggaatacttgtaatatttaaactaatcaagacgataatagatatagccatacatggataccagttacgtgaaacttacggatgtggaatcgccctattaggagcaatatgcggctcagttacccacctgctactatacctcaaaagaaaacgaaatatcgatgatcaaacagcacaacctcaagggaggccggcattcgtgcgattgccttggagagtgacacctcgagcattttcgtcaatcgtattttgcgcctaa